The Paenibacillus sophorae genome has a segment encoding these proteins:
- a CDS encoding radical SAM protein, with protein MENRKEWIKRAYEEYEKLDIRNLDKIGLGRYDDEYYVVGLYHPLRSMSHITTNKECINEFLSDNFHQNVDIYIHVPFCYKNCTFCHFYKEIIPSKKPNDLEAKYIAALKKEILFYKNFNKGSLNVNSIQFGGGTPSSLSVSALEELTEFLSNNFNIMPNAEIKFEFYPDQIECEDEFRKKLNILKRFGLNCVIIDLEATSPNVLKAIARENTSYENYLKMIEICKSEGISNIGSAFIVGLPNETLDSFAETLEKITGIEALSAINLFPLMCKPSDITFKDRLNYPSKYSSALERDVMYIMAKQVLKDYGFIESPTQYFSRNTFIPKQQTSKANSGNLLGLGPASFGFLNGNNKSIQYMNYPNLEEYCNATNSGTNGMWRSSILNKKQTGLRQFMFQLNSFKYANKDDIYCETGFNVDSELGDKIKFLLEHQLLEYNNNNEIKFTKRGQFRNAEILFNFTEEDRRIWNKNDPEYATLVKYDYFPNISYQNQLLFNNALLHWNDKNAK; from the coding sequence ATGGAAAACAGAAAAGAGTGGATAAAAAGGGCGTATGAGGAATATGAAAAGCTGGATATCAGGAATTTAGACAAAATAGGATTAGGCAGATATGATGATGAGTATTATGTTGTTGGCTTGTATCATCCTTTAAGATCAATGTCACATATTACAACTAATAAAGAATGTATAAATGAATTTTTATCAGATAATTTTCATCAAAATGTTGATATATATATTCATGTACCTTTTTGTTATAAAAATTGTACATTTTGTCACTTTTACAAAGAGATTATTCCATCAAAAAAACCAAATGATCTAGAGGCAAAATATATTGCTGCTCTCAAAAAAGAAATTCTATTTTATAAAAATTTTAATAAAGGTTCTCTAAATGTGAACTCAATACAATTTGGAGGAGGAACCCCGTCTTCACTGTCAGTTTCTGCATTAGAAGAATTAACTGAGTTTTTAAGTAATAATTTTAATATTATGCCTAATGCAGAAATAAAATTTGAATTTTATCCGGATCAGATTGAGTGTGAGGATGAATTCCGTAAAAAATTAAATATTCTTAAAAGATTCGGTCTTAACTGTGTAATAATTGATTTAGAAGCAACTTCACCAAACGTTTTAAAAGCAATAGCAAGAGAAAATACTTCTTATGAAAATTATTTGAAAATGATAGAAATATGTAAATCAGAAGGAATTTCTAATATTGGATCAGCTTTTATAGTGGGACTACCTAATGAAACTCTAGATAGTTTTGCAGAAACACTAGAAAAAATTACTGGAATCGAGGCTCTGTCAGCTATAAATTTATTTCCTTTAATGTGTAAACCATCAGACATTACTTTTAAAGATAGACTAAATTATCCATCAAAATATAGTTCTGCTTTAGAGAGAGACGTTATGTATATAATGGCAAAACAAGTGTTAAAGGACTATGGGTTTATAGAATCACCAACTCAATATTTCTCAAGAAATACATTCATCCCTAAACAACAAACATCAAAAGCTAATTCTGGAAATTTGTTGGGTTTAGGCCCTGCAAGCTTTGGCTTTTTAAATGGAAATAATAAGAGTATACAATATATGAATTATCCCAACTTAGAAGAATATTGTAATGCTACTAATAGTGGGACTAATGGAATGTGGAGATCTTCAATTTTAAATAAAAAACAAACAGGGTTACGTCAATTTATGTTTCAATTAAATAGTTTTAAGTATGCAAATAAAGATGATATTTATTGTGAGACTGGATTTAATGTAGATAGTGAATTGGGAGATAAAATAAAATTTTTACTTGAGCATCAATTGCTTGAGTATAACAATAATAATGAAATTAAATTCACTAAAAGAGGGCAGTTCAGAAATGCAGAAATATTATTCAATTTTACAGAAGAGGATAGAAGAATATGGAACAAAAATGACCCTGAGTATGCTACCTTGGTTAAATATGACTATTTTCCTAATATTTCGTACCAAAATCAATTACTCTTTAATAACGCATTATTACATTGGAATGATAAAAATGCCAAATAA
- a CDS encoding electron transfer flavoprotein subunit beta/FixA family protein: protein MNVIVCVKPVVRDDGHATDGLSHYDHLALNFARQIKITMPCKVVAVAMSNRSSIPHLKKLKYKEVDEVVLISDELFTGSDTYATAYIMASAIQKFIPYDLIICGKKSLDGGTSQVPIQIAGGLNIPHISYVNSIEIEGSGYVHATRKLYEYEAGVRVKLPCLITVDESFSVRQYISLSAIQQHFDYHPRVISNNELGLDPSSVGASGSLTKVIRSKRVNQVTNCRFLERNEYSQIAGMLNHV from the coding sequence ATGAATGTAATTGTCTGTGTGAAGCCGGTAGTTCGCGATGACGGTCATGCGACTGACGGTCTAAGCCACTACGATCATCTGGCTCTAAATTTCGCAAGACAAATCAAGATAACGATGCCATGTAAAGTCGTGGCAGTCGCAATGTCGAACAGATCTTCCATTCCGCACTTAAAGAAACTGAAATATAAAGAGGTTGATGAAGTTGTATTAATATCGGACGAGTTGTTTACCGGCTCGGATACTTATGCGACGGCATATATTATGGCTTCGGCAATACAGAAGTTCATTCCGTATGATTTGATCATTTGCGGAAAAAAGTCTCTTGACGGAGGAACTTCACAGGTTCCTATACAAATTGCAGGCGGCTTGAACATTCCGCATATCAGTTATGTGAACAGCATTGAGATAGAAGGCAGCGGTTATGTACATGCTACACGCAAATTATATGAATATGAAGCCGGCGTTAGAGTGAAGCTACCTTGTTTAATAACGGTTGACGAATCTTTTTCTGTCAGACAATATATTTCACTGAGTGCTATCCAACAGCACTTTGATTATCATCCGCGCGTCATCAGCAATAACGAGTTGGGCCTTGATCCTTCTTCAGTTGGCGCATCCGGATCCTTAACAAAGGTTATACGCTCGAAGAGAGTAAATCAGGTTACGAATTGCAGGTTTCTGGAAAGAAATGAGTACTCTCAAATTGCGGGGATGCTGAATCATGTATAG
- a CDS encoding helix-turn-helix domain-containing protein produces the protein MNKKYEVRLEPKEREWIEQLLHADSTSPGIRRRCLVLLLSDENQGAIPKQAEIAQRSGVSDVTVYYTVKDYCTRGLDETLRYRRRAEPARPSPITGEVETQIIALACSEPPKGYARWTIRLLTRRVIELNILESVGRETIRTTLKKQGLSLT, from the coding sequence ATGAACAAAAAATACGAGGTTCGACTCGAACCGAAGGAACGCGAATGGATTGAACAACTTCTCCATGCTGATTCTACATCCCCTGGCATTCGCCGCCGCTGTCTAGTACTCCTACTTTCGGACGAAAACCAAGGGGCCATCCCCAAGCAGGCTGAAATTGCCCAGCGCTCAGGGGTCAGCGATGTTACCGTCTATTACACGGTAAAAGACTATTGCACCCGCGGGCTGGACGAGACGCTGCGTTATCGTCGGCGCGCCGAACCGGCACGTCCCTCGCCTATCACCGGCGAGGTGGAAACCCAGATTATCGCGCTGGCCTGTTCCGAGCCTCCAAAGGGGTATGCTCGCTGGACGATTCGTCTGTTGACCCGTCGGGTGATCGAACTGAATATTTTGGAATCCGTAGGACGAGAAACCATTCGGACGACTTTAAAAAAACAAGGCTTAAGCCTCACTTAA
- a CDS encoding thiamine pyrophosphate-binding protein, translated as MNITGAELVVQSLTQHHIDMVFGLVGNQISPILVHLEYSGIRYIGTRHEQAAIHMADGYSQVKRTSAVAMVSGGPGFTNSITGIVKAFFANTPLVVIIGSVVNSQRNKGALQDMDQLGMIRNYTKWSATVFEPSRIPEMLHQAFYKANSGKKGPVVLEIPIDVLKREIDVSSLSGIIGKCDVNCDVNASVASLTCIEDFVRQLDLAERPVILLGDETYYAKCEMMLEELLSFLNIPVFTIAKARGIVSDSDHDSCCGNGRILEAGPQTEIISQADLVVNIGVSSDYQMDFFGEPLFHREQRYINISEYIDDLPFLEFEKSTVWKVNVHAFLSALRVYLRDNQLKLEKAEWLAKARTEIDLFFDQLDKTVHPSEDVNPVHFLNTLQNKIMPDTILVLDGSNAMFWAGLLLRANTPGQIIIASDGTHGPMGPGLPLALGAKLAAPGREVLLYTGDGSFGFNMAELDTSIAYRIPVTVIVHNDRSWGLCKTTQEILYQSVCGVELSDVRYDRITEAFGGEGVLVERDVDVEDAINGMVFPTPVTRCLDVRMITTSYSPGLAKFNTFLEAMK; from the coding sequence ATGAACATTACAGGCGCAGAGTTAGTGGTACAAAGTCTTACACAGCACCATATTGATATGGTGTTTGGTTTGGTGGGAAATCAAATATCGCCCATTTTGGTTCATTTGGAGTATAGCGGGATCAGATATATCGGAACACGGCATGAGCAAGCCGCGATTCATATGGCTGACGGCTACTCCCAGGTGAAGAGAACAAGTGCGGTCGCAATGGTGAGCGGCGGACCGGGTTTTACCAATTCCATTACCGGAATCGTAAAAGCCTTTTTTGCCAACACCCCACTAGTGGTCATCATCGGCAGTGTAGTGAACTCGCAAAGAAATAAAGGTGCCTTGCAGGATATGGACCAGTTGGGCATGATCAGGAATTACACCAAGTGGAGTGCGACTGTCTTCGAACCATCGAGAATTCCGGAAATGCTCCATCAAGCATTCTATAAGGCGAACAGCGGCAAAAAAGGCCCCGTCGTCCTGGAAATACCGATTGATGTACTGAAACGGGAAATAGACGTCTCTTCGCTCTCCGGCATAATCGGCAAGTGTGATGTGAATTGCGATGTGAATGCAAGCGTCGCCTCTTTAACTTGTATAGAGGATTTTGTTAGGCAGTTGGACCTGGCGGAAAGGCCGGTAATACTGTTAGGGGACGAAACGTATTATGCGAAATGCGAAATGATGTTAGAAGAACTTCTTTCATTCCTTAATATTCCTGTATTTACTATTGCCAAAGCAAGAGGTATAGTTTCGGATTCGGATCATGATTCGTGCTGCGGCAACGGCAGAATTCTTGAAGCAGGCCCTCAGACGGAGATCATCTCTCAAGCGGACTTGGTTGTAAATATCGGAGTTTCTAGCGATTACCAGATGGATTTCTTCGGTGAACCCCTATTTCATAGGGAACAGCGGTATATCAATATTTCAGAATATATCGATGATCTGCCTTTTCTGGAATTTGAGAAGAGCACCGTATGGAAGGTGAATGTCCATGCTTTTCTATCGGCTCTGAGGGTCTATCTGCGCGACAATCAGTTAAAGCTGGAGAAGGCTGAGTGGCTTGCTAAAGCACGGACAGAGATTGATTTATTCTTCGATCAGCTCGACAAGACTGTTCATCCATCGGAAGATGTGAATCCGGTACATTTTCTAAACACCCTGCAAAACAAGATCATGCCGGATACGATTCTTGTTCTTGATGGATCGAATGCCATGTTCTGGGCCGGTCTACTGCTGCGCGCTAACACCCCTGGTCAAATCATCATAGCGTCTGACGGAACTCACGGACCAATGGGACCGGGATTGCCTCTGGCTCTTGGCGCTAAGCTGGCCGCGCCCGGCAGAGAAGTCCTTCTATATACCGGAGACGGATCATTTGGCTTCAACATGGCCGAACTCGATACTTCCATCGCATATCGCATTCCGGTTACGGTGATCGTTCATAATGACAGGTCATGGGGCCTCTGCAAAACAACACAAGAGATCCTCTACCAATCTGTCTGTGGCGTGGAATTATCAGATGTTCGGTATGACCGGATAACCGAAGCATTTGGCGGAGAAGGAGTTCTGGTGGAGAGAGATGTGGATGTGGAGGATGCAATAAATGGGATGGTGTTTCCCACGCCGGTAACCCGTTGTCTTGATGTTCGTATGATAACAACCTCATATAGTCCGGGACTGGCGAAGTTCAATACTTTTTTGGAAGCGATGAAGTGA
- a CDS encoding electron transfer flavoprotein subunit alpha/FixB family protein gives MYSGAAIFPEDHTCRDVLVFVECQNLEMRQSSLEVLNVGCQLAVECHGKLGAIVIESDVSADELIRLASLCHYIILVQDRINPFEEDLYIRDLVSVCRQYKPNVFLLSATLFGKSIAPAIAVQLQVGLTADCTELRMDSSALIQIRPALGGELLAEIKTLNNHIQMATVASGGVQAAPPQAFLHTGTQLFKVDTAISRIELTDWRKAELSATPEHSEIVVGVGRGIKYENEFLAIRKFAQDIGASIGFTRAVIDESWADERNLIGQTGKSIKPRIYFAFGISGAIHHITGIRGAQYIIAVNTDREAPIFKYAHYGIVAEPLQFITDISKHLAAQREPSPAADG, from the coding sequence ATGTATAGCGGAGCCGCGATTTTTCCAGAAGATCATACATGCCGAGATGTATTAGTATTTGTAGAATGTCAGAATCTCGAAATGCGGCAATCTAGCCTGGAGGTCCTGAATGTCGGATGCCAATTAGCTGTTGAGTGTCATGGGAAACTAGGTGCAATCGTAATCGAAAGCGATGTCTCAGCCGATGAGCTCATTCGTTTGGCTTCGCTCTGCCATTACATCATACTTGTACAGGATCGGATAAATCCTTTCGAGGAAGATCTCTATATAAGGGATCTGGTCAGCGTGTGCAGGCAATACAAGCCGAACGTATTTCTGCTATCGGCGACCCTCTTTGGCAAATCCATAGCACCCGCGATAGCCGTTCAGCTCCAAGTCGGATTGACGGCGGACTGCACGGAATTAAGAATGGACTCAAGCGCTTTGATTCAGATCAGGCCCGCACTAGGCGGAGAGCTGCTGGCCGAGATTAAAACTCTTAATAACCATATTCAAATGGCGACTGTAGCTTCGGGAGGTGTGCAGGCTGCGCCGCCGCAAGCCTTCTTGCATACAGGGACACAGCTGTTTAAAGTGGATACAGCTATTTCGCGAATTGAATTGACGGATTGGCGCAAAGCGGAATTATCCGCAACTCCCGAGCATTCCGAAATCGTAGTGGGAGTGGGGCGCGGCATCAAATATGAAAATGAATTTCTAGCCATCCGGAAATTTGCGCAAGACATCGGCGCGTCAATCGGGTTTACCAGAGCAGTCATTGATGAAAGCTGGGCGGATGAAAGAAATCTCATTGGCCAAACGGGGAAGAGTATTAAGCCGCGTATTTATTTTGCTTTTGGCATTTCTGGAGCCATACACCATATCACCGGAATAAGAGGCGCCCAGTACATCATTGCAGTCAATACGGACAGAGAAGCTCCCATTTTTAAATATGCCCATTATGGAATAGTTGCCGAACCTCTACAATTTATTACCGATATTTCCAAGCATCTTGCCGCTCAGCGCGAGCCAAGTCCCGCTGCCGATGGTTAA
- a CDS encoding cupin domain-containing protein, with protein sequence MLEEVGITTEITSGFIQTAYRKDEFEILLSRISKDTGLQEHSHAFSQFGFCFDGSFMFCLEDREERLEAGQYYLLDGDIPHSAKANEEDFYALDFKFLSSETFIRQGVKDYTIDCGSLNKVSICQHSFLSMESNTVFTLEPDSRRQYFLALRQEASIQFNDETHRLTPMHIYRIEAKSPLRIRTFEDGAYLVNYFSV encoded by the coding sequence GTGCTAGAAGAGGTTGGGATAACTACTGAGATTACAAGCGGATTTATTCAAACCGCATACCGGAAGGATGAATTTGAGATCCTGCTGTCACGAATATCAAAAGATACGGGATTGCAGGAACACAGCCATGCATTTTCACAGTTTGGGTTCTGCTTCGACGGATCTTTTATGTTTTGTTTGGAAGATCGGGAAGAACGGCTTGAAGCAGGCCAATATTATTTGTTGGACGGCGATATTCCCCATTCGGCAAAAGCAAATGAAGAAGATTTTTACGCCCTTGATTTTAAGTTTCTATCATCGGAAACCTTTATCCGGCAAGGAGTAAAGGATTATACGATCGATTGCGGCAGCCTCAATAAGGTGTCCATCTGTCAGCATAGTTTCCTGTCTATGGAATCAAATACAGTATTCACGCTGGAACCGGATTCGAGGCGGCAATACTTCCTGGCGCTTCGGCAGGAAGCATCAATACAATTCAATGACGAGACCCACAGATTAACCCCAATGCATATATATCGGATTGAAGCGAAATCTCCATTACGAATACGCACCTTCGAAGATGGTGCGTATCTCGTGAACTATTTTTCAGTATGA
- a CDS encoding acyl-CoA dehydrogenase family protein, which translates to MNDRQRDVLSAVHDFVSNEIEPEANYRNHHGIFSDEIYRKLVQYHYHSLIIDRSYDGASLDLVSAMLILNRIAYSDASLAHLLETNNFGFYLPVQIFGTEQQKETYLLKAARSGEIGTIAFTEAEKTPSTVAVKCGNGYKINGSKTMVTCADIAKYALLYCKLDEQDAMFIIDLKSPGIAIGKNEHTMGLNSIHIADLTITDLELTEAELLSAPGKGQEIIKRSMEIMRISNAAVALGIAQRAFDEALSYAKLRRMDDTVTLFDMQAVKYELAVLKAELDMLHTETFNTAHLFDCRIDQQMLFSSITKYVVTEKAKEIVDKSFQYFGGSAYIKGTTIERSYRDIRIFTIIGGVSEMLKWSISRYL; encoded by the coding sequence ATGAATGACAGGCAACGGGATGTGCTATCCGCTGTTCATGACTTTGTTTCCAATGAAATCGAACCGGAAGCGAATTACAGAAATCATCATGGCATTTTTTCGGATGAGATTTATCGGAAGCTGGTTCAGTATCATTACCATTCATTAATCATTGACCGTAGCTATGACGGGGCGTCATTGGACCTTGTGTCGGCGATGCTTATCCTTAATAGAATCGCCTACAGTGACGCTTCTCTCGCTCATTTGCTTGAAACGAATAACTTTGGCTTTTACTTGCCGGTTCAAATTTTTGGTACGGAACAGCAAAAGGAAACCTACCTTCTTAAGGCTGCCAGAAGCGGAGAAATCGGAACCATCGCATTTACCGAGGCGGAAAAAACGCCATCTACCGTAGCCGTTAAGTGCGGGAATGGATACAAGATCAACGGATCAAAGACGATGGTCACCTGTGCGGACATCGCAAAGTATGCATTGCTTTATTGTAAGCTCGATGAGCAAGACGCCATGTTCATCATTGATCTTAAATCTCCGGGAATAGCCATTGGCAAGAATGAGCATACGATGGGTCTCAATTCCATACATATCGCCGATCTTACGATTACCGATCTCGAATTGACAGAAGCCGAGTTACTGTCAGCTCCTGGTAAGGGGCAGGAGATTATCAAGAGAAGTATGGAGATCATGCGAATCAGCAACGCTGCGGTTGCATTGGGAATTGCTCAAAGAGCATTCGACGAAGCGTTGAGCTATGCCAAATTGAGAAGGATGGACGATACGGTCACGCTCTTCGATATGCAAGCCGTTAAGTACGAGTTAGCTGTATTGAAAGCGGAGCTGGATATGCTGCATACGGAGACCTTCAATACCGCCCATTTATTTGATTGCCGGATTGATCAGCAGATGCTGTTTTCTTCAATCACCAAATATGTTGTGACCGAGAAGGCAAAGGAAATCGTGGACAAATCCTTTCAGTATTTTGGTGGAAGCGCCTATATCAAAGGGACGACTATTGAAAGAAGCTATCGGGATATCCGGATATTTACGATTATCGGCGGCGTATCCGAGATGCTGAAATGGTCCATTTCCAGGTATTTGTGA